The proteins below come from a single Ictalurus furcatus strain D&B chromosome 27, Billie_1.0, whole genome shotgun sequence genomic window:
- the c27h16orf87 gene encoding UPF0547 protein C16orf87 homolog, with protein MSANKVKKVKMATKSCPECDQQIPVACKSCPCGYVFISRKLLREPPAIDKSDAKRRRPERIRREKINLTSTNDMENRRRSRSNSQSDTIRRGRGRPKTVGLKKQEEEKEKQEREVDIYANLSDEKAFVFSVALAEINRKILGQRLIL; from the exons atgTCCGCAAATAAAGTGAAGAAAGTGAAAATGGCTACCAAATCATGTCCAGAATGTGACCAACAG ATCCCTGTGGCCTGTAAGTCGTGCCCTTGCGGTTACGTCTTCATCAGTCGAAAGCTGCTCAGAGAGCCGCCTGCTATAG ACAAATCGGACGCCAAGAGAAGACGACCAGAAAGAATAAGAAGGGAGAAGATCAACTTGACCTCCACCAATGATATGGAGAACAGGAGGCGGTCCCGCTCCAACAGCCAATCGGATACCATCCGGAGAGGGCGGGGCAGGCCGAAGACCGTCGGCTTGAagaagcaggaggaggagaaag AAAAACAGGAGCGGGAGGTCGATATTTACGCCAACCTGTCGGACGAGAAGGCTTTCGTTTTCTCCGTGGCCTTAGCCGAGATCAACCGTAAGATCCTGGGCCAGAGACTGATCCTGTAA